In uncultured Ilyobacter sp., a genomic segment contains:
- a CDS encoding TIGR03960 family B12-binding radical SAM protein, producing the protein MTIDIRDHLLSVEKPAQYLGNEINSVHKKDFDAHMCLFFPDIYEVGMSNVGIRILYDIMNKVNGFYLERGFSPMGDMEEVMRKEKIPMFSLESKTPLSEFDLIGFSFSYEVSYTNALNALDLAGIPFRREERTEEHPLIMAGGTCMMNPAPMEKFVDFMVIGDGEDTMVEIAKILSGNPEKSKKEKLQMLDGLEGVYIPAIHKGKKKVKRAIVRDLNKTEFYDKQIVPYMLIVHDRAAVEIQRGCTRGCRFCQAGMVYRPVRERTLENNMKLIDKTLEATGYSEVSLSSLSSSDYSKIGNLLGSIQEKYGENNLGIGLPSLRMNPYSVKVAEQITSGKKTGFTFAPEAGSQRLRDVINKGVTEEEILETAEAAVKAGWDTLKFYFMIGLPFETDEDVKGIYDLVRKVVEKCRVHSKRLSITVSVSNFVPKPHTPFQWSRQMNFEEMDRKHTLLRELFHRARFMNIKIHSKAKSYLEGFLSRGDERIGDLVELAWKKGAKLDDYRHNFFIWKEAMEELNLDEEDYLGERDLEEELPWDIMDMGFTKKYLLGELENAEKEALTSDCRNNCNDCGIKTRIAECGEMVADKL; encoded by the coding sequence ATGACAATAGATATAAGAGATCACCTTTTATCAGTTGAAAAACCTGCCCAGTATCTGGGAAATGAAATTAACAGCGTCCATAAGAAAGATTTTGACGCCCATATGTGTCTTTTTTTTCCTGATATATATGAGGTAGGTATGTCTAATGTGGGGATAAGAATACTGTATGACATAATGAATAAGGTCAATGGATTTTATCTTGAGAGAGGGTTCTCTCCAATGGGAGATATGGAAGAGGTCATGAGAAAAGAAAAAATACCTATGTTTTCCCTTGAAAGCAAAACCCCCTTATCTGAATTTGATCTCATAGGATTCTCATTTTCATATGAGGTAAGTTATACAAATGCATTGAATGCCCTTGATCTTGCAGGTATCCCCTTTCGCAGAGAGGAAAGAACAGAGGAGCATCCCCTTATAATGGCAGGGGGGACATGCATGATGAACCCTGCACCTATGGAAAAATTTGTTGACTTCATGGTGATCGGAGACGGTGAAGACACCATGGTGGAAATTGCAAAAATTTTATCAGGTAATCCAGAGAAAAGTAAAAAAGAGAAACTTCAGATGCTAGATGGTTTAGAGGGAGTGTACATTCCTGCAATTCATAAGGGAAAGAAAAAAGTAAAAAGAGCAATTGTACGAGATCTGAATAAGACGGAGTTTTATGATAAACAAATAGTACCTTATATGCTTATAGTGCATGACAGGGCAGCAGTGGAGATACAGCGTGGATGCACTAGAGGGTGCAGATTCTGTCAGGCTGGAATGGTATACAGACCGGTGAGAGAGAGGACTCTGGAAAATAATATGAAGCTGATAGACAAAACTCTAGAGGCCACAGGATATTCTGAAGTTTCTCTATCTTCTCTAAGCAGTAGCGACTATTCTAAGATCGGTAACCTTCTTGGAAGTATACAGGAAAAGTACGGTGAAAATAACTTGGGGATAGGTCTTCCGTCCCTCAGAATGAACCCCTATTCTGTAAAAGTAGCTGAGCAGATCACAAGTGGAAAAAAGACTGGATTTACCTTCGCTCCTGAAGCTGGTTCTCAGAGACTGAGAGATGTAATAAATAAAGGTGTGACAGAAGAAGAGATATTAGAAACAGCAGAAGCAGCTGTAAAGGCTGGGTGGGACACACTGAAGTTCTACTTTATGATAGGTCTTCCCTTTGAGACTGATGAAGATGTAAAGGGGATATATGACTTGGTTCGTAAAGTGGTTGAAAAATGCAGAGTTCATTCTAAGAGACTCAGTATTACTGTAAGTGTATCGAACTTTGTACCGAAACCTCATACTCCTTTCCAGTGGTCTAGACAGATGAATTTTGAAGAGATGGACAGAAAACATACTCTCCTTAGAGAACTATTCCATAGAGCCAGATTCATGAATATAAAGATACACAGCAAGGCAAAATCATACCTAGAGGGATTCCTTTCTCGTGGAGACGAGAGGATAGGAGACCTGGTGGAGCTGGCATGGAAAAAAGGAGCAAAGCTTGATGACTATAGACATAATTTTTTCATATGGAAGGAAGCCATGGAAGAATTGAATCTAGACGAGGAAGATTATTTAGGTGAAAGAGACCTTGAGGAAGAGCTTCCATGGGATATCATGGACATGGGATTCACAAAAAAATACCTTCTAGGGGAACTTGAAAATGCAGAAAAAGAAGCTCTTACTTCAGACTGTAGAAATAATTGCAACGATTGTGGCATTAAGACAAGAATTGCAGAGTGTGGGGAAATGGTGGCAGATAAATTATAG
- a CDS encoding HD domain-containing protein, with amino-acid sequence MFYRIRQVLTYIFVKYEEKNNTLVKKVLSEEEYAIFSEMKEYDKIHSVNMLKEAMEDDLLKNDKNYLKLALLHDCGKEEMGLFSRIKQVSIGDEVMRNHPERSYKKLLKLNPVVAELARSHHMTETWGKMERFQEIDDRN; translated from the coding sequence ATGTTTTATAGGATAAGACAGGTGCTCACCTATATATTCGTAAAATATGAAGAAAAAAATAATACTCTTGTAAAAAAAGTACTTTCAGAAGAGGAGTATGCAATTTTTTCAGAAATGAAGGAGTATGACAAGATTCACTCTGTAAATATGCTAAAAGAGGCTATGGAAGACGATCTACTTAAAAATGACAAAAACTACCTAAAGCTTGCCCTTTTACACGATTGTGGGAAAGAGGAAATGGGACTATTTTCTAGGATAAAGCAGGTGAGTATAGGGGATGAGGTAATGAGAAATCACCCTGAAAGATCATATAAAAAACTTTTGAAGTTAAACCCAGTTGTGGCAGAACTTGCAAGGTCTCACCATATGACAGAAACCTGGGGAAAAATGGAAAGATTTCAAGAGATAGACGACAGAAATTAA
- a CDS encoding pseudouridylate synthase yields the protein MENKLINLRKLEKSKKFGYLFYISYRGGSFDAFDEVKNKKSVKGRFREIMDSLGFTWAKGIQQAGRTDAKVSAGENILYVSSSYLGDMEEIAARFNEISKKEMRIKKVQKTLSDLVIPDLVEAREYCYRYPMAKVKNSEENIEKLCKELSGTYDVSEFTDFKGKQLREKVRSVELSFRDNGLWFYGSSFMPKQVRIMSGYILTGEKTPLPGKYLNLEKIHIKKNLEEIFIEKAPEIKESNLLYAEKMGDLYIFYVDSSKKGEFIGTRGKNIKNLRKKYGDIVVREITDVL from the coding sequence ATGGAGAATAAGTTGATAAACCTCAGAAAACTGGAAAAGAGTAAAAAATTTGGATATCTCTTTTATATCTCTTATAGAGGTGGTTCCTTCGACGCCTTTGATGAGGTTAAAAATAAAAAAAGCGTAAAGGGAAGGTTCCGGGAGATAATGGATTCTCTAGGTTTCACCTGGGCAAAGGGGATACAGCAGGCAGGTAGGACAGACGCCAAGGTAAGTGCAGGAGAGAATATCCTCTATGTGAGTAGCAGTTACCTTGGGGATATGGAAGAAATAGCTGCAAGATTCAATGAGATATCTAAAAAAGAGATGAGAATAAAAAAGGTGCAAAAAACTCTATCTGATCTTGTGATACCTGATCTGGTAGAAGCCAGAGAGTACTGCTATAGATATCCTATGGCAAAGGTTAAAAACAGTGAAGAGAATATAGAGAAACTCTGCAAGGAACTGAGTGGTACATATGATGTCAGTGAGTTTACAGATTTTAAGGGGAAACAGCTGAGGGAAAAAGTCAGAAGTGTAGAGCTTTCCTTTAGAGATAATGGGCTATGGTTTTACGGGAGTTCATTTATGCCAAAACAGGTGAGAATAATGTCTGGTTATATACTGACAGGGGAAAAAACACCTCTTCCTGGAAAATATCTGAATCTTGAAAAAATCCATATTAAGAAAAATCTTGAGGAAATATTTATAGAGAAGGCTCCTGAAATAAAAGAGAGCAACCTTCTCTATGCAGAAAAAATGGGAGACCTCTATATTTTCTATGTAGACTCCTCTAAAAAAGGTGAGTTCATAGGAACAAGGGGTAAAAATATAAAAAATCTCCGTAAAAAATACGGGGATATAGTTGTAAGGGAGATAACCGATGTTTTATAG
- a CDS encoding thymidine kinase: protein MNKVHFLLTEGMGWIEVITGGMFSGKSEELIRRLIRSKYASQKVVAFKHSIDKRYDETNVVSHSSIFIEGVPASSVEEMENIFYEKYSDAEVIGIDEVQFFGEPVVEFCEKLSDMGKRVIVAGLDQDFRGEPFEPIDSLLAKAEYVDKLSAICAVCGNPASRTQRLVNGEPAYYNDPVVLVGASESYEARCRKCHVVKREENKEGKLYFIVGTDTDIGKTYAGLKLVKEEIDKGLKVTAIKPVETGSETFPENLEGSDSYSYAKLLGKDVKEVNIFFYKKPMSPDAAAEADGTSVDIKAIKEKIDKELLENDVVFVEGAGGLLVPFVENYMYLDLLVDYRKKSEVILISGNVLGTINHTLLTIDVLKRNDIKIKGVVFNNKENIKDEKFLKNNVETVRKIGKVEILAENGYGE from the coding sequence GTGAATAAGGTGCACTTTTTACTCACAGAGGGAATGGGATGGATAGAGGTAATAACAGGAGGAATGTTTTCTGGAAAGAGTGAGGAGCTCATAAGAAGGCTTATACGTTCTAAATATGCCAGTCAAAAGGTGGTGGCATTTAAACATTCTATCGATAAAAGATATGATGAAACCAATGTGGTGTCTCACAGCAGTATATTTATAGAGGGAGTTCCAGCCTCATCGGTGGAAGAGATGGAAAATATATTCTATGAAAAATACAGCGATGCAGAGGTAATTGGAATAGATGAAGTTCAGTTTTTTGGAGAGCCAGTAGTTGAATTTTGTGAGAAACTTTCAGATATGGGGAAAAGAGTAATAGTTGCAGGACTAGATCAGGATTTCAGAGGAGAGCCATTTGAGCCGATAGATTCTCTTCTTGCAAAGGCAGAATATGTAGATAAACTAAGTGCTATCTGTGCAGTGTGTGGAAACCCAGCTTCTAGAACCCAAAGACTTGTGAATGGAGAACCTGCATATTACAATGACCCCGTGGTTTTGGTTGGAGCAAGTGAATCTTATGAGGCAAGGTGCAGAAAATGTCACGTGGTAAAGAGAGAAGAAAATAAAGAGGGAAAACTCTACTTTATAGTTGGGACAGACACTGATATAGGAAAAACTTACGCAGGCCTAAAACTTGTAAAAGAAGAGATAGATAAAGGATTGAAGGTAACTGCAATAAAACCTGTGGAAACAGGAAGTGAAACCTTCCCTGAAAATCTGGAAGGATCCGACTCTTATTCTTATGCAAAGCTACTAGGAAAAGACGTAAAGGAAGTAAATATTTTCTTTTACAAGAAACCTATGTCTCCTGATGCCGCAGCAGAAGCAGACGGGACATCGGTAGATATAAAAGCCATAAAGGAGAAGATAGACAAAGAACTTCTTGAAAATGATGTGGTCTTTGTAGAGGGGGCCGGAGGGCTTTTGGTACCTTTTGTGGAAAACTATATGTATCTAGACCTGCTTGTAGATTATAGAAAAAAGTCAGAGGTTATACTTATCTCAGGAAATGTTCTTGGGACAATAAATCATACTCTGCTCACTATAGATGTGTTGAAAAGAAATGATATAAAGATCAAAGGGGTAGTATTTAATAATAAAGAAAATATAAAAGATGAGAAGTTTTTGAAAAATAATGTGGAGACAGTGAGAAAGATCGGAAAGGTGGAGATCTTGGCTGAAAACGGATATGGAGAATAA